Proteins found in one Cobetia sp. L2A1 genomic segment:
- a CDS encoding LysR family transcriptional regulator, producing the protein MDRLQTLEVFVAVADAGNFAAGGRAMGISAPSVTRAINALEARLGVRVFTRTTRRVKLTETGVRYLDDARRILAELQAADDGASGAAAQPTGRLRITCPTEFGRLFVMPLLMEYLDSYPDMHAEVVMVDRVVNMIEEGFDIAVRIGSLPSSGLSAIKVGSVRRVLCAAPEYLFQHGRPETLEVLATHRLITTTTLNNSKEWRFGSGLDQVVRVSPRLSVSSIAAGIEAARSGWGMTRVLSYQIGPDLEAGRLETVLETLEPPPLPIHLLHSEGRGAVAKVRTFLDFAAKRLRAESVLTSAS; encoded by the coding sequence ATGGACCGACTGCAGACCCTGGAAGTCTTCGTGGCAGTCGCTGATGCGGGCAACTTTGCCGCAGGTGGCCGAGCAATGGGCATCAGTGCACCTTCCGTAACCCGCGCCATCAATGCACTGGAGGCACGGCTCGGTGTGCGTGTCTTCACGCGCACGACGCGCCGAGTGAAACTGACGGAAACAGGAGTGCGCTACCTTGACGATGCACGGCGCATTCTTGCCGAACTCCAGGCCGCGGATGATGGTGCAAGCGGTGCCGCTGCACAGCCGACGGGGCGATTGCGCATTACCTGTCCAACCGAATTTGGCCGTCTCTTCGTCATGCCGCTATTGATGGAATATCTCGACAGTTATCCGGACATGCACGCGGAGGTCGTGATGGTCGACCGCGTGGTCAACATGATTGAGGAGGGCTTCGATATTGCGGTACGCATCGGCTCGCTACCCTCCTCCGGGCTATCAGCTATCAAGGTGGGTAGCGTGAGGCGTGTGCTCTGTGCAGCCCCGGAGTATCTTTTCCAGCATGGCAGGCCAGAGACGCTGGAGGTGCTCGCCACTCATCGTCTCATCACCACGACGACCTTGAACAACAGCAAGGAGTGGCGCTTCGGGAGCGGGCTTGACCAAGTGGTTCGTGTCAGCCCACGCCTTTCCGTCAGCAGCATTGCGGCCGGCATCGAGGCCGCCCGCAGCGGCTGGGGGATGACACGTGTGCTGTCTTATCAGATTGGGCCGGATCTTGAAGCAGGGCGACTGGAGACAGTCCTCGAAACGCTGGAGCCACCTCCACTACCGATCCACCTCCTGCATAGTGAGGGCCGTGGCGCCGTTGCCAAGGTACGGACCTTCCTCGATTTCGCCGCCAAGCGCTTGAGAGCCGAATCAGTGCTCACATCAGCGAGCTGA
- a CDS encoding LysR family transcriptional regulator — MSQVQEHRIGHLHEAARLGSVRAAADYLNVAPSAVSRQITQLEHELGMPLLERHRRGVKPTEAGERVLEYYRQRLAQQEVLLESLQSLKGLQSGSLVLAIGEGFIEGLAEPLSRFSQRYPGIELKVNLCGTNEVIRQVVEDEAHLGLVFHPAGDPRIRTHVSRPQPVCAVVNPLHPLVRQCAAAELPEPLALSELSSHSLALPEVSFGIRQLVTLAEHQAGVMLSPTLTCNAIAMLKQFALHGGVTLLPEFVVSEEVKAGRLCRIPLQEAQFVIPHVQLISRLGRQLSVGANQLMVMLMQDMLAFSHSQ; from the coding sequence ATGAGTCAGGTTCAGGAGCATCGGATCGGGCACCTCCATGAGGCTGCCAGGCTAGGTAGCGTGCGCGCGGCGGCGGACTACCTGAACGTGGCGCCCTCCGCAGTCAGTCGACAGATCACCCAGCTGGAACATGAACTGGGGATGCCGCTGCTGGAGCGCCATCGTCGCGGGGTGAAGCCGACGGAGGCCGGGGAGCGGGTACTCGAATATTACCGACAGCGCCTGGCACAGCAGGAAGTGCTGTTGGAGTCGTTGCAGTCATTGAAAGGGCTACAGAGCGGCTCGCTGGTATTGGCGATCGGCGAGGGATTCATCGAGGGGCTGGCGGAGCCATTGAGTCGCTTTTCCCAGCGCTATCCGGGCATCGAGCTCAAGGTGAATCTGTGCGGAACCAATGAGGTCATCCGGCAGGTCGTCGAGGATGAAGCGCATCTGGGACTGGTCTTCCACCCGGCGGGCGATCCCAGAATTCGCACGCATGTCTCACGGCCTCAGCCGGTGTGCGCGGTGGTCAACCCCCTGCATCCTCTCGTCAGGCAATGCGCAGCGGCCGAATTACCTGAACCTTTGGCGCTGTCTGAGCTTTCCAGCCACTCATTGGCCCTGCCGGAGGTGTCTTTCGGCATTCGCCAGCTGGTGACGTTGGCGGAGCATCAGGCGGGAGTGATGCTCAGCCCGACGCTGACCTGCAATGCCATTGCCATGCTCAAGCAGTTTGCCTTGCACGGCGGTGTGACATTGTTGCCGGAATTTGTGGTCAGTGAAGAGGTGAAGGCAGGACGGTTGTGCCGCATCCCGCTGCAAGAGGCGCAATTCGTCATCCCCCATGTGCAGTTGATCAGTCGACTGGGGCGACAGCTGAGTGTCGGGGCCAATCAATTGATGGTGATGCTTATGCAGGACATGCTGGCCTTCAGTCATTCGCAATAG
- a CDS encoding NAD(P)-dependent oxidoreductase — MTTTVGVIGLGNMGGGMAATLARHDFPVFGFDLSAAARDKAAETGVTPVSSLPELLEHVAIVIVSLPKAEHVELLCLGKEGDQGNAQEGASLMALGKPGLIVIDTTTSTPETSRKVAAALATRGIDFMDAPVSGGPKGAATGSMSMVIGAEDEVLARAMPVLEAMSGSRVHVGSCGAGNVAKIANNMLAACHLISTAEAVSMAAKAGVSPEKLLEGLNVGSGRSGATQVMFPSWVINKAYDSGFTMGLMRKDVGLASDLTDALGLELPLARTVARLWEESSATLADGEDFCAIVQRTDSALFGHGE, encoded by the coding sequence ATGACAACAACCGTCGGTGTAATTGGCTTGGGTAACATGGGGGGCGGCATGGCGGCCACACTCGCTCGCCATGACTTCCCCGTCTTCGGGTTCGATCTCTCCGCGGCTGCCCGTGACAAGGCGGCCGAGACAGGCGTCACGCCGGTCAGCTCATTGCCTGAGCTTCTCGAACACGTCGCTATCGTGATCGTGTCTCTGCCCAAGGCGGAGCACGTGGAATTGCTGTGTCTAGGCAAGGAAGGTGACCAGGGCAATGCGCAAGAAGGCGCAAGCCTGATGGCTCTGGGCAAGCCGGGCTTGATCGTGATCGACACCACCACCTCGACTCCCGAGACCAGCCGCAAGGTGGCGGCGGCACTGGCGACTCGCGGTATCGATTTCATGGATGCGCCTGTCTCCGGTGGCCCCAAGGGGGCCGCGACCGGCAGCATGTCGATGGTGATCGGCGCCGAGGATGAGGTGCTGGCACGCGCCATGCCGGTGCTGGAGGCCATGAGCGGCAGCCGCGTTCACGTCGGCAGCTGCGGTGCGGGCAATGTCGCCAAGATCGCCAACAACATGCTGGCCGCCTGCCATCTGATCAGCACGGCGGAGGCCGTCTCCATGGCCGCCAAGGCCGGTGTCTCGCCCGAGAAATTGCTGGAAGGCCTGAACGTGGGCTCCGGTCGCAGTGGCGCCACCCAGGTCATGTTCCCCAGCTGGGTGATCAACAAGGCGTATGACTCTGGTTTCACCATGGGTTTGATGCGCAAGGATGTCGGACTGGCCAGTGACCTGACAGATGCCCTCGGGCTGGAGCTTCCGCTCGCCAGGACCGTCGCTCGGCTCTGGGAAGAAAGCAGCGCTACCCTGGCTGATGGCGAGGACTTCTGCGCCATCGTGCAACGCACTGACTCGGCCCTCTTTGGCCACGGAGAATGA
- a CDS encoding aldehyde dehydrogenase family protein, whose product MPLVYAKASCTTSARIAELMQPFWGDRGNQDTIIGSLIGGEFITGTGDIIEVRNAHDDSLMLSFPDAAPSQVVLANHATQKAQQDWWALTAQARGRAIYQIGALIREQAETLAELEALSANKPIRDARVEVAKVAEMFEYYAGWADKLHGEVIPVPTSHLNYVTYEPLGCVLQITPWNAPIFTAGWQIAPAIAAGNAVILKPSELTTLSSLALGVLIERAGVPRGLVNVIAGYGHTIGQAFIAEGDIRKVVFVGSPATGRHIATAAAQRCIPVVLELGGKSANIVFEDADLDVALRGAQAAIFSGAGQSCVSGSRLLVQASIFDKFTSALAEAATRFTVGDPQNPDTQIGPINNARQYQHVKTMITEALADGATLPEAPATSVPGNAGYYVAPTVLLGDNAMPCAQEEIFGPVVVAIPFETEEDAVRIANDSRFGLAGAVWTRDVGRAHRVARQVRAGTFWVNGYKTIHVSSPFGGYGESGYGRSSGLDALREYSEVKSVWVETAAVPAANFGYGASLE is encoded by the coding sequence ATGCCTCTTGTTTATGCTAAAGCCTCCTGCACGACCTCCGCCCGCATCGCCGAACTGATGCAGCCCTTCTGGGGCGATCGAGGCAATCAAGACACCATCATCGGTAGCCTGATCGGCGGGGAATTCATCACCGGTACCGGTGACATCATCGAGGTGCGCAATGCCCATGATGACAGTCTGATGCTGTCCTTCCCGGACGCCGCTCCCTCGCAGGTAGTGCTGGCCAACCACGCCACGCAGAAAGCTCAGCAAGACTGGTGGGCACTGACGGCCCAGGCACGCGGACGCGCCATCTATCAAATAGGCGCCCTGATCCGTGAGCAGGCCGAGACGCTGGCCGAACTGGAAGCGCTGAGCGCCAACAAGCCGATCCGAGATGCGCGCGTCGAGGTGGCCAAGGTCGCCGAGATGTTCGAGTACTACGCCGGCTGGGCTGACAAGCTGCACGGTGAAGTGATTCCGGTACCGACTTCGCACCTCAACTACGTGACCTATGAGCCACTTGGCTGCGTACTGCAGATCACCCCCTGGAATGCGCCCATCTTCACCGCAGGCTGGCAGATCGCTCCCGCCATCGCGGCAGGCAACGCTGTGATCCTCAAGCCGTCGGAGCTGACGACTCTCTCCTCACTGGCGCTGGGTGTGTTGATCGAACGTGCCGGCGTGCCGCGTGGTCTGGTCAATGTCATCGCCGGCTACGGTCACACCATCGGTCAGGCCTTCATTGCCGAGGGGGATATTCGCAAGGTGGTGTTCGTCGGGTCTCCCGCGACAGGCCGTCATATCGCCACCGCCGCGGCGCAGCGCTGTATTCCAGTCGTGCTGGAACTGGGCGGCAAGTCGGCCAATATCGTCTTCGAGGACGCTGACCTTGACGTGGCGCTACGTGGCGCCCAAGCCGCCATCTTCTCTGGCGCGGGTCAGAGCTGCGTCTCGGGTTCACGCCTGCTGGTACAGGCATCCATCTTCGACAAGTTCACCAGCGCGCTGGCAGAAGCCGCGACGCGATTCACGGTCGGTGACCCGCAGAACCCCGATACCCAGATCGGCCCGATCAACAATGCCAGGCAGTATCAGCACGTGAAGACGATGATCACCGAAGCACTTGCCGATGGTGCCACCTTGCCTGAGGCACCAGCGACTTCGGTGCCGGGCAATGCCGGCTATTACGTCGCACCCACGGTACTGCTGGGTGACAATGCGATGCCCTGCGCCCAGGAAGAGATCTTCGGGCCGGTCGTCGTCGCCATTCCCTTCGAGACTGAAGAAGACGCCGTGCGTATCGCCAACGACAGCCGCTTCGGGCTGGCCGGAGCCGTCTGGACGCGCGATGTCGGCCGCGCCCATCGTGTGGCACGTCAGGTACGCGCGGGCACCTTCTGGGTCAATGGCTACAAGACCATTCACGTAAGCTCCCCCTTCGGCGGCTATGGCGAGAGCGGTTACGGTCGCTCCTCGGGACTGGATGCGCTGCGTGAATACAGCGAAGTGAAGAGCGTATGGGTCGAGACGGCTGCCGTACCGGCTGCCAACTTCGGCTATGGGGCCAGCCTGGAATAA
- a CDS encoding LysR family transcriptional regulator, whose protein sequence is MDIKLVTTFLDVFESRNFNRTADRLEVTQSSISGRIRALEADVGAQLFERGRAGATPTPAGIRFEPHARLLIATWDQARRDTGASEDRDRLLRLAGQFSLMRPVLVDWVINIRARDQRTAVDLQADYSLQIIKDVSLGAIDIGLLYSPQYLPDLEIEQVGEERFVMVSTHGQQLAHIPKDTYLNTHYTSFFRQRHQTLLPDFSNSAISVSFEGIAVEFLRRTGGSTYVPLRIVEDLASTLEGLGIVEDAPEILHPIFTAVHSRRRHYPDIVQALTVLKETLNTSGGA, encoded by the coding sequence ATGGATATCAAGCTTGTCACGACGTTTCTGGATGTCTTCGAGAGCCGCAATTTCAACCGCACGGCTGACCGTCTCGAGGTGACGCAATCCAGCATCAGTGGGCGCATTCGAGCGCTGGAGGCAGATGTCGGGGCCCAATTGTTCGAGAGAGGCCGTGCCGGGGCGACTCCCACGCCTGCCGGCATTCGTTTTGAACCGCATGCCAGGCTTCTAATCGCCACCTGGGATCAGGCGCGCCGCGATACCGGCGCCAGTGAGGACCGTGATCGACTGCTGCGCCTGGCAGGCCAGTTCAGCTTGATGCGTCCTGTGCTGGTGGATTGGGTGATCAACATTCGGGCCCGCGACCAGCGTACTGCGGTGGATCTGCAGGCGGATTACTCGCTGCAGATCATCAAGGATGTATCGCTTGGCGCCATTGATATCGGGCTCTTGTACTCCCCCCAGTACCTTCCGGATCTCGAGATTGAGCAGGTCGGTGAAGAGCGATTCGTCATGGTGTCGACGCATGGCCAGCAGCTCGCTCATATCCCCAAGGACACCTACCTCAATACTCACTACACCTCGTTTTTTCGTCAGCGCCACCAGACGCTGTTGCCTGATTTCTCCAACTCCGCCATTTCGGTCAGTTTTGAAGGCATTGCCGTGGAGTTCCTGCGCAGAACCGGCGGCAGTACTTATGTGCCCTTGCGTATCGTCGAGGACCTGGCATCCACGCTAGAGGGGCTGGGTATCGTCGAGGATGCGCCGGAAATACTGCATCCGATATTCACGGCGGTGCATAGCCGTCGGCGCCACTACCCGGATATCGTCCAGGCACTCACGGTACTGAAAGAGACGCTGAACACCTCGGGTGGAGCGTGA
- a CDS encoding aromatic ring-hydroxylating oxygenase subunit alpha: MSRLTTDLLSRRQPGHALERAFYTDHDIYQQDLEQIHYKEWLFVAPACELSTSGSYLTYRIGEYPIVVIRGADNEIRAFHNTCRHRGSVICKTHKGKTPKLVCPYHQWTYDLDGTLQWARDMGPDFVPEDHGLISVHCRTLAGLIYVCLADEAPDIESFLQVASPYLAPHDLSNAKVAFESRVVENGNWKLVWENNRECYHCCANHPSLIRTFPEDPRISFIGENAIPDFIADHFAACEAEGLPSRYVVPPNGQFRLSRMPLVEGTKSFTMDGSFGVHGKRLGHVHKEDAGVLNMFHYPSTWAYFLPDHSMTFRVTPISPTETELVTCWLVDKDAVEGVDYDLEHLTRVWINTNSEDRRVVEDNQQGVNSRAYRPGPYSPLHEASVRGFVEWYCETLGPRLIPVTAVAS, translated from the coding sequence ATGTCGCGATTGACCACTGATCTCTTGTCGCGCCGCCAGCCAGGCCATGCATTGGAGAGAGCGTTCTACACGGACCACGACATCTACCAGCAGGACCTGGAGCAGATCCACTACAAGGAATGGCTGTTCGTCGCGCCAGCCTGTGAACTGTCCACAAGTGGCAGCTATCTGACCTACAGGATCGGCGAATACCCGATCGTGGTGATTCGCGGGGCGGACAACGAGATTCGCGCCTTTCACAATACCTGCCGCCACAGAGGATCGGTGATCTGCAAGACGCACAAGGGCAAGACGCCGAAACTGGTGTGCCCCTACCATCAGTGGACCTACGATCTTGATGGCACCTTGCAATGGGCACGCGACATGGGGCCCGACTTCGTTCCTGAAGATCACGGTCTGATCTCCGTTCATTGCCGCACGCTAGCCGGACTGATCTATGTGTGTCTTGCCGATGAGGCCCCGGACATCGAGTCATTCCTCCAGGTCGCGAGCCCCTATCTGGCACCGCACGATCTCAGCAATGCCAAGGTGGCCTTCGAGTCACGCGTGGTCGAGAACGGCAATTGGAAGCTGGTCTGGGAAAACAATCGCGAGTGCTATCACTGCTGCGCCAACCATCCCAGCCTGATCCGCACCTTCCCTGAAGACCCGCGCATTTCCTTCATCGGCGAGAACGCGATTCCCGACTTCATCGCCGACCACTTTGCGGCCTGTGAAGCCGAAGGGCTGCCGTCGCGCTATGTCGTCCCCCCCAATGGCCAGTTCCGGTTGTCACGCATGCCGTTGGTGGAAGGTACAAAAAGCTTCACGATGGATGGCAGCTTCGGGGTACATGGCAAACGACTCGGCCATGTCCACAAGGAAGATGCAGGAGTGCTGAACATGTTTCACTATCCCAGCACCTGGGCCTACTTCCTGCCGGATCACAGCATGACGTTCCGCGTGACGCCTATCAGCCCCACCGAGACGGAGCTGGTCACCTGTTGGCTGGTGGACAAGGATGCCGTCGAAGGCGTCGATTATGATCTCGAGCATTTGACCAGAGTCTGGATCAATACCAACAGCGAAGATCGTCGTGTCGTGGAAGACAATCAACAGGGAGTGAACTCGCGTGCCTATCGTCCGGGCCCCTACTCACCCCTGCATGAGGCCAGCGTCAGAGGCTTCGTGGAGTGGTACTGCGAGACACTGGGACCGCGATTGATCCCGGTCACTGCCGTGGCGTCATGA
- a CDS encoding BCCT family transporter — protein sequence MMRSIRHLVFWPTFLILIAAVSLSVYDKESFLATTTAMNNWVLDHFSWLFTLGSVYLLVLAVIIYFSRLGNIRIGGEDAKPMLSKARWFSITLCTTLAVGVLFWTTAEPLYHLMGPPESLGIEAGSTEAVLFSMSTMFLHWSFTPYAIYAVPALVFALVFYNLRLKFSISSMLEPVFGPRITRYSSLIDALALYSLVAGMASTLGTGALTLAGGIGQYTDGETTPLLLGIIIAVIVVTFVLSAASGLQKGIARLSSLNAGLLLVLGLFVLVCGPTIFMLKLGVESFGVYLDNFFTRSLFTGAAGNDQWPYWWSIFYWAIWFAWAPVTALFLGRISRGYTVREFLRVNLFYPALFAVAWITIFSSASLYFQLHTDVDLNGVLNDQGVEHVLYSLFDQLPLSGVWIPLLLFIAFISYVTAADSNTDAIGNLCTRGLTADSEGNSGVPMKVIWGGMVGIVAWVMTSSVGIDGVKMLSNLGGLPALIIILLASGAIWRWLSNPELLNVEANLRRDNASATSQDRQDSAAILDQKAQ from the coding sequence ATGATGCGTTCGATTCGACATCTGGTCTTCTGGCCAACCTTTCTGATACTCATCGCGGCGGTGAGCTTGAGCGTCTACGACAAGGAAAGTTTCCTCGCCACCACGACGGCGATGAACAACTGGGTACTGGATCACTTCTCGTGGCTGTTCACGCTCGGTAGCGTCTATCTGCTGGTACTGGCCGTCATCATCTATTTCTCGCGCCTGGGCAACATCCGCATCGGCGGTGAAGATGCCAAGCCGATGTTGAGCAAGGCGCGCTGGTTCTCCATCACCCTATGTACCACGCTGGCAGTCGGCGTGCTGTTCTGGACCACGGCAGAACCGCTCTATCACCTGATGGGCCCACCGGAATCTCTCGGCATTGAAGCCGGTTCCACCGAGGCAGTCCTGTTCAGCATGTCGACCATGTTCCTGCACTGGTCATTCACGCCGTATGCCATCTACGCCGTTCCAGCGCTGGTGTTCGCACTGGTCTTCTACAATCTTCGTCTGAAGTTCTCCATTTCCAGCATGCTGGAGCCGGTCTTCGGCCCGCGCATCACCCGCTACAGCAGTCTGATCGATGCCCTGGCACTCTATTCGCTGGTCGCCGGCATGGCGTCCACACTGGGCACCGGCGCATTGACACTGGCCGGCGGTATCGGTCAGTACACCGACGGCGAGACGACGCCTCTGCTGCTAGGCATCATCATTGCCGTCATCGTGGTCACCTTCGTGCTGTCCGCCGCCAGCGGCCTGCAGAAGGGTATCGCACGTCTGTCATCCCTGAATGCCGGCCTGCTGCTGGTGCTCGGTCTGTTCGTTTTAGTGTGCGGCCCGACCATCTTCATGCTCAAGCTCGGCGTGGAATCCTTCGGTGTCTATCTGGACAACTTCTTCACGCGCAGCCTGTTCACTGGCGCGGCGGGCAATGACCAATGGCCGTACTGGTGGTCCATCTTCTACTGGGCGATCTGGTTCGCCTGGGCACCGGTGACGGCCCTGTTCCTCGGGCGTATCTCGCGTGGCTACACCGTGCGTGAATTCCTGCGCGTGAACCTCTTCTATCCGGCACTGTTCGCCGTCGCATGGATCACGATCTTCTCCAGTGCCAGTCTCTACTTCCAGCTGCATACCGATGTCGACCTCAACGGCGTATTGAACGACCAGGGCGTCGAACATGTGCTCTACTCGCTGTTCGATCAGCTGCCGCTATCGGGTGTGTGGATTCCGTTGCTGCTGTTCATCGCTTTCATCTCTTACGTGACCGCAGCTGATTCCAATACCGATGCCATCGGCAATCTGTGCACCCGTGGCCTGACCGCTGACAGCGAAGGCAATTCCGGTGTGCCGATGAAGGTCATCTGGGGCGGCATGGTGGGCATCGTCGCCTGGGTCATGACAAGCTCGGTGGGCATCGATGGCGTCAAGATGCTCTCCAATCTGGGTGGCCTGCCGGCGCTCATCATCATCCTGCTGGCCAGTGGTGCTATCTGGCGCTGGCTGAGCAACCCTGAACTGCTGAACGTCGAGGCCAATCTGCGCCGCGACAATGCTTCTGCCACATCGCAAGACCGCCAGGACTCCGCCGCCATTCTCGACCAAAAGGCTCAGTGA
- a CDS encoding CocE/NonD family hydrolase: MQVKTDFPYPVREIEHLLIPLSDGTQLAARIWLPEGAEQAPVPAILEYLPYRKSDGTAPRDALTHPYFAGHGYASVRVDMRGNGESQGLMEDEYLPLEQSDALEVIEWIANQPWCTGKLGMMGISWGGFNSLQLAAHKPEPLKAIITICSTDDRYTDDIHYKGGCLLNENLAWAATMLSFSAAPPDPRLVGDEWRAMWQERLDEMPLLAETWLSHQHRDEYWKQGSINTNYADIEAAVYTIGGWGDAYKNTVGRMMENLSCPRKALIGPWIHKYPHFAVPNPAIGFLQEALRWWDHWLKGEENGVMDEPSATFYLQDSLPPKTMYAERPGRWVQTDGWPASHVEMHQMSLSESGLSDDARLGQQALASPVVVDSPLTAGRHQGEYCAIWFGPDLPADQRIDDALAVCFDSEPLDAPLDILGKPKVTLTLASDQTCGQLAVRLSDVQPDGQVARITYGVLNLNLRDHDHPEMLVPGKPITVALELDMAGYQIPAGHRLRVALATANFPMVWPAAKRSALTLQPGLQSLALPVFTGEAIANPFQAPESAQPANISEQREAKPSRSVVEDVASGEITTIVEDDMGAMTFEDTGMRVEHRCTERYTAHPEDADRTRAEIVWHYRAGRDQHGRDSALGETTPGQFDIRVESHYRMRCDAENFYLEAEQIAWEDDMEVHRRDWQRTVPRAAV; encoded by the coding sequence ATGCAGGTCAAGACCGACTTCCCGTATCCCGTCCGCGAAATCGAACACCTGTTGATTCCGCTCTCGGACGGCACCCAGCTGGCCGCGCGAATCTGGCTGCCAGAGGGCGCCGAACAGGCGCCGGTACCCGCCATTTTGGAATACCTGCCCTATCGCAAGAGTGATGGCACCGCACCGCGTGATGCGCTCACCCACCCGTACTTCGCGGGTCATGGCTACGCATCAGTGCGCGTCGACATGCGCGGCAACGGCGAATCCCAGGGGCTGATGGAAGATGAATATCTGCCACTGGAGCAATCCGATGCGCTGGAGGTGATCGAGTGGATCGCCAATCAGCCGTGGTGCACCGGCAAGCTAGGCATGATGGGCATCTCCTGGGGCGGCTTCAATTCGCTGCAACTGGCGGCGCACAAGCCAGAACCGCTCAAGGCCATCATCACGATCTGCTCCACCGATGATCGCTACACGGATGACATCCACTACAAGGGTGGGTGCCTTCTCAACGAGAATCTGGCCTGGGCCGCGACCATGCTCAGTTTCTCGGCGGCACCGCCGGACCCGCGCCTGGTCGGCGATGAGTGGCGCGCCATGTGGCAGGAGCGTTTGGACGAGATGCCGCTGCTGGCCGAGACCTGGCTTTCGCATCAGCACCGCGATGAATACTGGAAGCAGGGCTCCATCAACACCAATTACGCCGATATCGAAGCGGCGGTCTATACCATCGGTGGCTGGGGCGATGCCTACAAGAACACCGTCGGGCGGATGATGGAAAACCTGAGCTGCCCGCGCAAGGCGCTGATCGGCCCGTGGATTCACAAGTATCCGCACTTCGCGGTGCCCAATCCGGCTATCGGCTTCCTGCAGGAAGCGCTGCGCTGGTGGGACCACTGGCTGAAAGGCGAGGAAAACGGCGTGATGGACGAGCCGTCCGCCACCTTCTACCTGCAGGACTCCCTGCCGCCGAAGACGATGTATGCCGAGCGTCCGGGGCGTTGGGTGCAGACCGATGGCTGGCCTGCCAGCCATGTCGAGATGCACCAGATGTCACTGAGCGAGTCAGGCCTGAGCGATGACGCACGCCTGGGCCAGCAGGCGCTGGCCAGTCCGGTCGTGGTGGATTCCCCGCTCACTGCTGGCCGTCATCAGGGCGAGTACTGCGCCATCTGGTTCGGGCCTGACCTGCCGGCTGATCAGCGCATCGATGATGCGCTGGCCGTGTGCTTTGACAGTGAACCGCTCGACGCGCCGCTGGATATCCTCGGCAAGCCCAAGGTCACGCTGACACTGGCCAGTGACCAGACCTGCGGCCAGTTGGCAGTGCGCCTGAGCGACGTGCAGCCGGACGGCCAGGTCGCGCGCATTACTTACGGCGTGCTCAATCTCAACCTGCGCGATCATGATCATCCCGAGATGCTGGTGCCGGGCAAGCCCATCACGGTGGCACTTGAACTCGACATGGCGGGCTATCAGATTCCTGCGGGCCACCGCCTGCGCGTGGCACTGGCCACCGCCAACTTCCCGATGGTGTGGCCGGCAGCCAAGCGCTCGGCACTGACCTTGCAGCCAGGCTTGCAGTCGCTCGCGCTGCCGGTCTTCACCGGTGAGGCGATTGCCAATCCCTTCCAGGCGCCGGAGTCCGCTCAGCCCGCGAACATCAGCGAGCAACGTGAAGCCAAGCCCAGCCGCAGCGTGGTCGAGGATGTGGCCAGTGGAGAAATCACCACCATCGTCGAGGACGACATGGGGGCGATGACCTTTGAAGACACCGGCATGCGTGTCGAGCATCGCTGCACGGAGCGCTACACCGCGCACCCGGAAGACGCTGACCGCACGCGTGCCGAGATCGTCTGGCATTACCGTGCCGGACGTGACCAGCACGGGCGTGACAGTGCCTTGGGCGAGACGACCCCGGGCCAGTTCGACATCCGTGTCGAGAGCCATTACCGCATGCGCTGTGATGCCGAGAACTTCTACCTGGAAGCCGAACAGATCGCCTGGGAGGACGACATGGAAGTCCATCGCCGCGACTGGCAACGCACCGTGCCGAGAGCCGCGGTGTGA